A window of Phaseolus vulgaris cultivar G19833 chromosome 4, P. vulgaris v2.0, whole genome shotgun sequence genomic DNA:
CAATGATCTAGGCAGGGAAAGTTGAGATGAAAGTTAGAAGCACATATTTATCTTGTCGACTTAAATAATAGAGTTTTGAACAGGCACACCATAAATGGCATAGTATGATGGATTTCATACCAAAAGTAACCCTTTCAGTGTTACTGCATAATTGTAGCATATTCTTAATGCTTCAGTTAAGTTATCATGCATTCAATACATACTAACGATCTTTTTATGTTCAATTTTTAATAGTAATCTACATCACAACTGAACTGTCGTTACCCTGCTTCGCAAAATGCTCTATTAACCAGTGTTAAATCTAAACAAAACAGCATCAGCAGATAGACATTAACaagatgaaaaagaaagaaaacttaCCCAAAACCTCTTGGGCAGTGAGTCTTCGAGAAGGGTCTGTACACAGCATTCCCCTGATCAAATCCTTAGCTGATTCAGAAATTCGATCCCAAGGTTCCAATGGAAACTTCAAGGAAGCAGCTTTAACAGCTTCAAAAATCCGGGATTTAGTCTTTCCCCAAAACGGAGGCGTCCCACTCAACAGAATGTAAAGAATTACACCTGCACTCCACACATCAGCAGCCTGGTTATAAGCACCAGCTAATACCTCTGGAGCTATGTAGAATGGACTCCCAACTAAACCGTGCAAACTTTGACCTGCTTAAACATATTCCAACCTTTGAAGATGAACACCACAAACATTCATAGGAGCAACCAAAATTGAAAAGTTTACAATCTGcaaaggaagaaaaggaaaaggtaCCAGGCTTGATGTAGGTTGCTAGTCCAAAATCTGCCAATTTAATAGGAGATGAGGACGATCTTGTTGCTAAGAGAATATTCTCGGGCTTCAAATCTCTATGAACAACCCCGTTTTCATGACAATACAAAACCACCTGCATAAGGTGCCTGAAGAGAACCCTGGCTTCAGATTCTGAAAACCATCCATGCTTCTCTAATCGGTGAAAAAGCTCTCCTCCAGCACAAAGCTCCATCACCAAGTGAACAAAACCTTCCTCTTCATAAACTGCTTTGAGATCCACAACATTGGGGTGACCAGATAGCCTAGCCATTATCTCTATCTCAAGTTTGACACTTCTCAAATCATCCGAAGTAACCAACCTATCTTTAGCAATTGATTTGCAGGCCAGAACCTCTCCTGTTAACTTGTCAGAACAGGCCCTTATGACACCAAACTGCCCCCAACCCAATTGCTCGCCGAGAATGTACCGATCTTTTAGATTATAGACTTGACTTGTGTCTAATATGGTCTCAGTCAAGCCTGCTACTTTGTAACAATTGTATGAAGTACAAGGTTCATAGTTGCTGCTGTTGCTCGTGGCAACAGCCATACCAATTTCCTCCTCCCTCCTCAACAAACCAAGAAATATAAGTATTTACTCAATTTGCTTACCCAACAAAATTATTGTTGAATAGTTGAAACTTGCTCTTCAGGAGGCAGAACCAGCCTCTTTGGCACAATAAAACAAACGTCAACCTTTGATTTTTCTCACTTTTCTCACCCACAAACCAAAACACTCCATTTCAGAGTCAAAATCTTTGAAGAAACTTAACGGAGTTTATATTTGACAAAGAAAACACACAACGTATGGCAGACGATAGCATGAATCTGAACCAGTCAGAACTAGGGACCACTTTTTTCCCTTCTCCAAAATCACTTGATCTGCAAAAAATAACAATGAGACTCACATCAAACACTtcacgataaaaaaaaattttaaaaaaactaaacatgtTCGTAGCAAAAAAACACCCCTCCTTAACACCAATCACGTGACTCAGATCACAAGTCACAATAATCTGAAGAGTAAACCTTCCCGGCTTCAAATTTCACAAACAAAATTAGTGATTCTAAAACTACCATGTACACCCCACAAACCCAACTGAAaaaaaccaaataaaaaatcatCTTTTATGTCACCCACAGAAAATTCCAACCCGAATCACCTCCATAACAGACACGCACGATCCTCATAAACTCCAAAACGACAAAAAACACAACCCCAGAAGGAAAAACAGCGCAGAAACAACAgaataagcaaaaacaacacAGACCCATGAGAGTCCACGCGAAACCAGACAACCCCAGATCCGAGGACGGCACAGAGGACTCACCGGTTGCGGAGAGAAAGAAAGGTCAAAAAGTGGAAAAGTGTGGGTGTGAGGAGAGAGAAGGAAGAGAACGGAAGAGGCCGTTGGAGCAGTGGTTGAACTGAAGGGAGGAGAGAGCAACCATGGGCTCCAAACAGGGACTTCTTGGGGACTCAACACAAACAAACACTCACAACAATAACAGTAACACCAACTTTGTTGCTGTTTTGTTTGGTTCTGTCTTTTTGAAATTGAAGGCTCTCCTCGGACGCCAACACCGACTTCTAATTCAGTTAAATCAATCCCTTCTTCCATTTCACACTCATTATTATCACCACATTCTTATTTATATAactaatttttactttttaataaattcTTTTTTACCTATTATTTATACTCTTTTAACCTAGAAAATATTATTCGTGCTCAGTGGATACTAACtcatatttcaaatttaatataaacagtaatataaaattatattaattattggtaattttttaaaaaaagtaattggacaattaaaaatattaagtacatttataaataaaagatgacAACATTATGTTtctgagagagagaaaaaagcaTCTAATTATAGAACT
This region includes:
- the LOC137837690 gene encoding LOW QUALITY PROTEIN: calcium-dependent protein kinase 26 (The sequence of the model RefSeq protein was modified relative to this genomic sequence to represent the inferred CDS: inserted 1 base in 1 codon; deleted 1 base in 1 codon), giving the protein MAVATSNSSNYEPCTSYNCYKVAGLTETILDTSQVYNLKDRYILGEQLGWGQFGVIRACSDKLTGEVLACKSIAKDRLVTSDDLRSVKLEIEIMARLSGHPNVVDLKAVYEEEGFVHLVMELCAGGELFHRLEKHGWFSESEARVLFRHLMQVVLYCHENGVVHRDLKPENILLATRSSSSPIKLADFGLATYIKPGQSLHGLVGSPFYIAPEVLAGAYNQAADVWSAGVILYILLSGTPPFWGKTKSRIFEAVKAASLKFPLEPWDRISESAKDLIRGMLCTDPSRRLTAQEVLDHCWMESNQTNPEQLSENQIQSCEEWDVGGSSFSASFCPGIRTSALALALLLVMLNXPTFTCRSSFSSFLEEPVTPCLLSGGFSFKSVGDSSGLEFSTPIPSMLSFSFLSPSPVVEHKSFKLECSANMSDVNAIAGETSLGKLLLLQDSYLCIENDVKETNRKPAEAKRSSGMNGHKVLGIHSKRNRTIGLGECEQLDLVVTESVIRWSSCTQLPTSLRSSLVC